In Callospermophilus lateralis isolate mCalLat2 chromosome 18, mCalLat2.hap1, whole genome shotgun sequence, one DNA window encodes the following:
- the Polr1g gene encoding DNA-directed RNA polymerase I subunit RPA34, producing MAVTPSAGAARFSCPPDYTAIPPASEPRFSLEELSGPDIQLWLIQAPANFAPECLNGRLVPLSGSQTVKGKLAGQRLRYQVLSSSGPRAGEATLLAPSAHAGGGLTCAPTPQGSLRIFESPQKSLSGTPLQPIPMNPPPQIPPGLRPRFCAFGGQPPVTGSTLALKPPVLGKRKKKQQMPEAEASQEAVNGYEALEVDPTLRSLKVDVGKKKKKKKLPTEVAGPTMTEPTAELLGPLGVLVPPTTKKRKKPKGAEAVDPQVGVPEPEGQMAEPELIVKTEPPEEAAPSPGRKRKRKKEAGVELVEGTVTEPQPQVKVELQEEAVPLPPKKKKKEKRQSAGAESGAEAGEPERPSLALCPQKAEPELPGDDKPQAEAALVSSKKRKKKEKWQSVMLEPVTEVAESELPGDLEPQVAPASAKKKKREKGHKMTEPETTMTELPWGTGEPEVSAAPGLTRKKPRGQEGGQMPEGVPREEIPGPLLNLEPREAAPAGPEKKKKHKRKPQQEPVALPQGN from the exons ATGGCGGTGACCCCGTCCGCCG GTGCTGCTCGGTTCTCTTGTCCCCCCGATTACACAGCGATACCCCCAGCCTCAGAACCCCGTTTCTCCCTGGAGGAGCTGTCTGGCCCAGATATCCAGTTGTGGCTTATCCAGGCCCCTGCAAACTTTGCTCCAGAATG CCTCAACGGGCGGCTGGTGCCTCTCTCTGGCTCCCAGACAGTGAAGGGCAAGTTGGCAGGACAGCGGCTGCGCTATCAGGTCCTCAGCAGCAGCGGTCCCCGGGCAGGAGAAGCAACCCTGCTGGCTCCTTCAGCCCATGCAGGCGGTGGACTTACTTGTGCCCCAACCCCCCAGGGCAGCCTAAGGATCTTTGAAAGTCCCCAAAAATCCCTATCAGGGACCCCTCTGCAGCCCATCCCAATGAACCCCCCACCACAGATCCCCCCTGGCCTGAGGCCTCGATTCTGCGCCTTTGGGGGGCAGCCTCCAGTCACAGGGTCAACTCTGGCACTGAAGCCACCTGTGttggggaagaggaagaagaagcagCAGATGCCAGAGGCCGAGGCCTCCCAGGAGGCAGTGAATGGGTATGAGGCCCTGGAGGTGGACCCAACTCTGAGGTCCCTCAAAGTAGATGttgggaagaagaagaagaagaaaaagctgCCAACAGAGGTGGCGGGGCCTACAATGACAGAGCCCACAGCCGAGCTGCTGGGGCCTCTGGGAGTCCTAGTCCCACCCACcacgaagaagaggaagaagcccAAGGGGGCCGAAGCAGTTGACCCACAGGTCGGGGTGCCAGAACCAGAAGGACAGATGGCCGAGCCAGAGCTGATCGTGAAAACAGAGCCTCCTGAAGAGGCAGCCCCTTCCCCgggcaggaagaggaagaggaaaaaagagGCAGGAGTGGAGCTGGTAGAGGGGACAGTGACCGAGCCGCAGCCACAGGTGAAGGTGGAGCTGCAGGAGGAAGCCGTCCCACTgccccccaaaaagaagaagaaagaaaagaggcaGAGCGCAGGGGCGGAGTCGGGGGCTGAGGCTGGGGAGCCAGAGAGGCCGTCTCTGGCCCTCTGTCCCCAGAAAGCAGAGCCGGAGCTGCCAGGTGACGACAAGCCTCAGGCCGAGGCAGCTCTGGTGTCCtccaagaagaggaagaagaaagaaaagtggCAAAGTGTGATGCTGGAGCCGGTGACAGAGGTGGCAGAGTCTGAGCTGCCGGGTGACCTTGAGCCTCAAGTAGCTCCAGCATCTgccaaaaagaagaagagagaaaaggggCACAAAATGACAGAGCCAGAGACCACGATGACTGAGTTACCATGGGGGACAGGGGAGCCTGAGGTCAGCGCAGCACCAGGACTGACCAGGAAGAAACCGCGGGGTCAGGAAGGTGGCCAGATGCCAGAGGGGGTGCCCCGGGAGGAGATTCCAGGGCCACTGCTGAATCTGGAGCCCAGGGAGGCGGCTCCCGCAGGaccagaaaagaagaagaagcacaAGAGGAAGCCTCAGCAGGAGCCTGTAGCCCTCCCCCAGGGAAACTGA